GCAACCACTCTATTCTAAAGTCATTCATGCCAATTGGAAAATAATCGTTGATAATTATATCGATCACTATCATTTATCACATCTCCATAAAAATACTTTGGATATGTACGATCATAAAAATGCGCGTTTTGGCTGGGCCGGTCCACATTACTGGTTCTATGAAAGTCTTATTCCTGCTTATGAAAAAGATGTAGAAAATTTATCTCCATACGTATTAATTGACTCTGTTCCGGAGAATCAAATGGGTGCATATGTGCCCTGGTTTTTCCCCAATATAGGAATTAGTGAAAGTGAAAGTACATGGAGTACTTTTCATGTTTTGCCTTTGGCTCCTAATAAGACACTTGTAACAATAAGAACAAAGGTTATGGATGTTTCAGAAGCCAAAGCTGCCAAACAATATTTAAAATCAGGGTTGCACAGTTTTTGGAAAAAATATGAGAATAAATTCTCAGAGGATGATCCTGAACCAATGAAATCAGGAGATTTTATGCAAGAAGATATCTATGCTTGCGAACAACTACAGAAATCTCTTCAATCACCATATTATAGTGTAGGTGCAATCGCTCAAAAAGGTGAATATGCAATTGTGAAATTCCAACACCTTATTCGGGAATGGCTGGATAAATATTCCTAAGAGCAAAAAAAGGGATTCTGCTTACAGAATCCCTTTTTTATTATTCTTTAGCTTAAATAAGCCGTATACATCCAAACGAGCTTTTCTTGCTCTCTAATATAATCACTCATTAAAGCTTGTGTTCCTTCATCATCGGCTTCTCCACTACTCTCAAGAATTACTCTCTGTTTCATGATCACCGTTTTAAACGCTTCTAAAACTGATGAAACTGTTTCTTCACTTCCTGTAGCATTTGTAACAGTTTTAATATCAGAAGCTTCTAAATAGTCTGCAAAGCTATGCATCGGTGTATGTCCTAACGTTAAAACACGTTCTGCGATTTCATCAATTTTTACTTGAAGATCATTATATAACTCTTCGAACTTTACATGAAGCTCAAAAAACTTATTTCCCTTAATATTCCAGTGAAATCCACGAACATTCATATAAAACAATTGGTAATTTGCCAATAGATCGTTTAACTGATTTGACAAGTTTTCTGACTTTTCTTTGCTTAATCCTATGCTATTCATAATTCTATATTTTTCAGTTTGGTGACACAAAGTTGCACATCATTTATGTATAATTTTAATTTATCAAATTACTTTTACTATATATATTATTTATTTTAATAATACTTATTTCGATTCTATAAAAATATCAAATAATCCATTCCTTAATTCATCTATTTTCATGACTTTCAACCATAAATAAATATCTTTGACAAGGTCGTTCAACATGTCTGTGACATAGGCAAAATCAGCTATACCAGTTCATTAGTATGAATCCTTTAATGCGTAATCTTATTCTAATCATGTCCATACTTGTTAGTATTTTCATGCATTACGAGCATCTCAATAAAGACCTGGTTAGTATTCATGTTTGGCGACAAACACAAACGCAATCAACAATCAACAACTTCTTCGAGGAAGACATGAACATCTTTCGACCGACCAGAAACGATCGTGGCAATACGGATGGTTTATTTAGAATGGAGTTTCCGCTGATGCAATGGTCGGTTGCAGCTCTATACAAAGTATTTGGACAGAAAATCATTATCACCAGAGTCTTTATGCTGATTATCGGTTTTCTATCCATTATCGGAATGTACCATTTACTATATGCTCTGTTTTACAACATGACTTTAGCTACAATTGGAGCCTGGGGCTTTAGCTTTTCGCCAAGCTTTTATTATTACACTATAAACCCTCTTCCAGATAATATGGCTCTATGTTTTGCTATTTGGGGAACAGCACTTTTCTTTTATTGGTATCAAAACCAAAAGAGTTCATATCTCATTTTTAGTGGTCTACTATTTAGTCTTGCTGCATTATGCAAACTACCATTCATTATCTATTTCTCTATTCCTGCTGGTTATATTATGATCAAATGGAATATAAAAGACTTAAAAAAATTGACCTCGATAGCGCTCCGAGCTTTCTTATTTGTTCCACTTCCAGTTCTTTGGTACCTAACTGTAATTCCTCAATGGCATGGAAACGTAATCGTCAGCGGATTCTTTGGACATTCTACTTCTCTGACCCAATTATTAGACTATTACCAGCATAATTTGATATCAACTATGCCGGAGTTACTCCTCAATTATGGTTCGCTTCTATTTTTCCTTGCAGGATTTTACTTTTTATGGAAAAGACGTGCTTATAAAAATCCAAAGTTTATTTTGGTTCTAACACTTAGTCTCGCTGCACTGACCTATTACTTTTACGAAGCTGTAGCCATTGAAAAAGTGCACGATTACTACCTGTTCCCATTTTATCCACTATTGTTTATTCTGGTAGGCTATGGTGCATTTCATTTGTTTCATTCCACTGCAAAAAACTACCGATACTTTTATATATTTCTATTGCTCATCCTCCCTGTTACATGCTATTTACGCATGCATGAACGATGGGATACCGAATCACCAGGATTCAATCCAGATTTGTTCGCTTATAAGCAAGAATTGAGAGATTCTGTTCCCAAAGACGCATTAGTGGTTGCTGGGAACGACCATTCCCGTTTCATTTTCTTTTATTACATCGATAAAAAAGGTTGGGGATATCAGGATGATCAACTTACCGGAAAACAACTCCAAAAAATGATTCAAGAGGGAGCTACTTATCTGTATTCTGATTCCAGATTGATAGATGAAAACGTAGAAATCAAACCTCTTATTGAAGAACTTATTTTAGAAAGAGGTTCAATCCGTATTTTTAAACTTAAAACTTCCTTATAATATCTTAGTGCTCCCCACCCAATAACTCACTGGCTTCCATTACAATTAATCTTGCTTGCGCATCATACTCGTGCACTAAATCTGTCAAGGCACTAATTTGATTTCGGTTAATTACGATAAACATAATGTCTTTATAATCTTCGAGATTAAAGTCTCTTCCTTTCACAATTGTCCCTCCTACACCAAACGACTGTTTAATGACCTGACTTAAGCTATCCAGACTTTTTATTGATGAAATATGTACGATTTTCTGAGTTTGCTTACCTGTCAAAACCAGATCAATTACTTTGGAAGCAGCATAAATACTGATCATACTCCACAAAGCTAACTCCACACTGTTAAATACAATTCCAGCGGAAATCACTACAATCGAATCTAATAGTAGGATAACATTTCCTGTTTTAATATCAATCTTAGAAGTGACAATCTTTGCAATAATGGTTCCTCCACCCGCAGATCCACCGCCCTTAAAAATAAATCCAAGCCCAATCCCAACAGCCACACCACCATACAATGTCGCTAGTAAAGGCTCCGTACTTAATGTAGGAATTTGAACGATCTCTCCCAAAACATCAATAAACAAAGCAATAAAAGCGATTGCAGCAATGGTTTTAAACGCAAAATGTTTCCCCAGATATTTAATACTCACCAAAAGCAACGGTACATTAATCAACGCCATTAGACCACCAATCGGCAAATCAATAATGTAATGCAAAACTATCGCCAATCCGGCAGTACCACCGGTAGCAATTTGATTAGGCGCTAAAAACCCCACCATTCCCAGTGCCAGCATAAAGCTTCCTATCAATATAAAAGAGTAACTTTTAACGGTCTGTACTCCATCCACTTTCATTAGCTTGCAAAATTTGACGCGAAACTACGGCATCCGGTAAGTTGAAATTATGACTTGTGTTATGTTTGCGTCATGTATCATTTTCCTATTGAATACCACGAACCATTATTCAGGCCGCCCAGCGAAGGACGTTCTTTGATTATTCAAATCACATTAGGTTGCTCCTGGAACAAGTGTTCTTTTTGTGAAATGTATACATCTAAAAAATTCAAGCCCAGAAAGGAATTAGATATATTTCAGGATATCGAAGCTTTTATTCCGTATGCTTCTCAAATCACCAAAGTATTTTTAGCCGATGGTGATCCATTGGTTTTGTCCACAGTAAGATTATTACGCATCCTGGACAAACTACAAGCTACATTCCCAAATTTGAGACGGATTTCCACTTATGCATCTCCTAGCAATTTGGCTCGGAAATCTCATCAGGAACTTCGCGAGTTGAAAGATGCAGGACTTACATTACTTTATGTCGGTATCGAATCGGGTGATAGCGAGGTCCTTCATGCCATTCAGAAGGGAGAAACTTTCCAAACTACCATAGAGGGGCTAAACAAATCTAAAAACGCTGGAATGGATAGCTCTGTGATGATCATTAATGGTGTTGGAGGTCAGTTACTCACTAAACAACATGCAATTCACTCTGCACAAGTGCTAAATGAAACCCAACCAAAATTCGCTTCCACTCTGGTGCTTACTGCACATAAAGGGCTGGCACATTATCAGAACAAATATTTAGGTGAATTCATCCCGTTGACTACTCTGGAATTGTTTGAAGAGCTTGAACTTTTTATGCAACATTTGGAACTGGATCAAACGATTTTCCGTAGTGATCATGCTTCCAATCAATTGGTTCTTAAAGGTGTTTTAGGTCGAGACAAAGAATTATTTCTAAAACAAATTCACGATGCGATTCAAAACCCAAATACATCCGCGCATATTCGCCCTAAAATTCCAAATGCCTATTAAGGTTTACAGCGTCATTGTCAATTGTACTCTTTTACGCTCCAAATCTACTCCTATAACCTTAACTCTTACCTGCTGATTTAACTGAACGTGATCATAAATATTTGAAACATATGAATCTGATATCTGTGACACATGTACCAGGCCAGATTCTTTGATTCCTATGTTTACAAATGCACCAAAATTGGTAATGTTATTTACAGTACCTGTTAGCTGCATGCCTTCTTTTAAATCTTCAATTTTTTCGATCTGATTTGACACCATTTCTTTTAAAGGTGTTCTCGGATCACGCGTTGGCTTTTTTAATTCTTTCAGAATAAATTCAATGGTCAATTTCCCATATTTTTCTTCGAGAAATTGAATACTTTGCACATTACATTTTTGGATCTCCAAATTTTGCAATGACATTTTGTTTAGCTTAGATAACTCTTCTACAATCACATATGTTTCAGGGTGTATAATCGTATTATCCAAAGTATTTTTACCGTTTTCAATTCTTAAAAAACCAGCAGCTTGTTGATAGGTTTTCTTACCCATTTTGGGTACTTTCAATAGCTGTTTTCGCTCCTGATAATCTCCATGTTCTTCTCTAAAAGCAACAATATTTTTGGCTATGGTTCCTCCCAATCCTGAAACATGTGCCAAAATAGCATATGATGCAGTATTTAATTCTACTCCCACGTGATTCACACAGTGCGCTACCACATCATCTAATTTTTGACGCAACAAAGGTTGATTCACATCATGTTGATATTGCCCCACTCCTATAGATTTCGCATCGATTTTGACCAATTCCGCCAAAGGATCCATAAGTCTACGTCCAATAGAAATGGCGCCTCGCACAGTTAAATCCAGCTCTCCGAATTCTTCTCGGGCAATCTCCGATGCCGAATAAATACTCGCCCCAGCTTCATTCACCGAAAAAACCTAAATATCAGAGTTTTTAAACAATTTCCTACACAAACGTTCTGTTTCAATTCCAGCCGTTCCATTTCCGACAGCGATAGCTTGAACCTTATGCTTTTTTGTCAAATTCAATAACGTTTGTTCCGCCTCATGTATTTTGTTTTGCGGAGGATGTGGAAATATCGTAGAATGGGTAATAAAATCTCCATTTTTATTTAATGCTGCGACCTTACAACCCGTTCTAAATCCTGGATCAATCGCTAAAGTATTCTTCGCTCCCAACGGGGACTGCAACAATAATTGTTTCAAGTTTTCTGCAAATACTTCAATAGAATCCAGATCTGCTTTCTCTTTAAGTTCTTTTTTAATCTCCGATTCAAAATTCGGCTGTAGAATTCGCTTATATGCTTCGATAATAGCCTTATCTACATATGAATTGGTTGCGTAATTACGATATACACCACGCTCTATAGAACCATATGCTCTATCTTCATCTACTTCAATTTTAAAGTTCAGAAGCCCCTCTTTTTCCCCTCTAAAAACAGCCAAAACCCGATGCGAAGCCATACGTTGAATTCGTTCGGAAAAATCAAAATAGTCTTTAAACTTCTCTGCTTCTTTAGCTTTTCCTCGCTTCACCTGTGCAACCGCCACACTATATTTCTGAAACTGTTGTCTCAATCGGTCTCTAATCCATAGATTCTCAGAAATCCATTCGGCCAGAATACTTACCGCACCATCTAAAGCGTCTTTTTGATCCTCGACCTTTCCACGAACAAACCCAAAGGCCTTATCTTCAATATCCGAATCACGATGCGATTTTTGAATATATATAGCCAATGGTTTTAGTCCATTTTCAATGGCTTTCTGTCCCTTTGATTGCCTTTTTTTCTTAAATGGCAAATACAAATCTTCCAACTCATTTAACAGCTGAGCCGATTCTATTTTTCGCTTTAAAGCATCAGTCAGCTTTCCTTGCTCCTCAATACTTTTAAGAATAGAATCCTTTCGCGTATTAAAGGTTTCCCAGTAATGACTTCTTTCTTTAATTTGAATGAGTTGAACTTCGTCCAACCCTTTGGTTAACTCTTTTCTATATCTCGCTATAAAAGGAATAGTTGCGCCATCGTCTAGTAATTCAAATACTTTGGCAATAACTCCTTCGGTAAGATTTAATTCTTTACCGACTTTTGACTGAACGTCCATGAAAATTACGTCTATAACGAATTAAGGCATATAAATCTGATCCAACACACGCACACTATCCACCTCAATAACCAAAGGTTTGTCTGTTCCTTTAAAGGAAATAAACACACTGTTGGATACATTTTTTAAATCCATTTTTTCCGCAGATTCTGTATACTGTGCCTTGTATATATTTCTTGCAGAGTCTTTTAAATGAATTTTAGCCTTATGTAGATGATGTGTTAAACTATCCGGTTGAATTTTATCTGAATGAATTTCAATCTTCATCAAGAATTCAAAAACGCTTTTGCCGCCTTCAATTCCTGAAACCATCTCTTGCACTGTGACATCTTTTACTTTCACTTTTGCTTGTTCTCCCACAATTCCATTCTGTGAGGTACAGCCCATCACAACAAGCCATACCATCATTAAAAATCCAATTTTCTTCATGGATGCAATATTACTCTAAAATGAACTGAATTCTCGCTTTTTTATCACCTGAAGAAACGGAAAGAATATAATTCCCACTAACTCCTTCAAAGTTTACTTTAAAGTCGTTTCCGCTATCAAAAGTATGATACACTCTTCTGCCTTGAGTATCATAAATTTCAATA
This genomic interval from bacterium SCSIO 12643 contains the following:
- a CDS encoding DNA starvation/stationary phase protection protein encodes the protein MNSIGLSKEKSENLSNQLNDLLANYQLFYMNVRGFHWNIKGNKFFELHVKFEELYNDLQVKIDEIAERVLTLGHTPMHSFADYLEASDIKTVTNATGSEETVSSVLEAFKTVIMKQRVILESSGEADDEGTQALMSDYIREQEKLVWMYTAYLS
- a CDS encoding YitT family protein, whose translation is MKVDGVQTVKSYSFILIGSFMLALGMVGFLAPNQIATGGTAGLAIVLHYIIDLPIGGLMALINVPLLLVSIKYLGKHFAFKTIAAIAFIALFIDVLGEIVQIPTLSTEPLLATLYGGVAVGIGLGFIFKGGGSAGGGTIIAKIVTSKIDIKTGNVILLLDSIVVISAGIVFNSVELALWSMISIYAASKVIDLVLTGKQTQKIVHISSIKSLDSLSQVIKQSFGVGGTIVKGRDFNLEDYKDIMFIVINRNQISALTDLVHEYDAQARLIVMEASELLGGEH
- a CDS encoding aromatic ring-hydroxylating dioxygenase subunit alpha → MKNRTDILPVEAYTSNEWFKLELKHIFSTTWQFAGLVEDVSKPGDYITVQAGLNNIFVMMGHDHNVRAFHNICRHRGTQLLQSVGKSQKAITCPYHDWVYDIDGNLISIPEQQTEFPDLKTPLRDCGLNLHHASVGIFKGMLFVHPDAQPETSLEEYFAEVQPFLGPHKVESLVEYTEEDGQPLYSKVIHANWKIIVDNYIDHYHLSHLHKNTLDMYDHKNARFGWAGPHYWFYESLIPAYEKDVENLSPYVLIDSVPENQMGAYVPWFFPNIGISESESTWSTFHVLPLAPNKTLVTIRTKVMDVSEAKAAKQYLKSGLHSFWKKYENKFSEDDPEPMKSGDFMQEDIYACEQLQKSLQSPYYSVGAIAQKGEYAIVKFQHLIREWLDKYS
- a CDS encoding glycosyltransferase family 39 protein, coding for MSILVSIFMHYEHLNKDLVSIHVWRQTQTQSTINNFFEEDMNIFRPTRNDRGNTDGLFRMEFPLMQWSVAALYKVFGQKIIITRVFMLIIGFLSIIGMYHLLYALFYNMTLATIGAWGFSFSPSFYYYTINPLPDNMALCFAIWGTALFFYWYQNQKSSYLIFSGLLFSLAALCKLPFIIYFSIPAGYIMIKWNIKDLKKLTSIALRAFLFVPLPVLWYLTVIPQWHGNVIVSGFFGHSTSLTQLLDYYQHNLISTMPELLLNYGSLLFFLAGFYFLWKRRAYKNPKFILVLTLSLAALTYYFYEAVAIEKVHDYYLFPFYPLLFILVGYGAFHLFHSTAKNYRYFYIFLLLILPVTCYLRMHERWDTESPGFNPDLFAYKQELRDSVPKDALVVAGNDHSRFIFFYYIDKKGWGYQDDQLTGKQLQKMIQEGATYLYSDSRLIDENVEIKPLIEELILERGSIRIFKLKTSL
- a CDS encoding B12-binding domain-containing radical SAM protein; translation: MYHFPIEYHEPLFRPPSEGRSLIIQITLGCSWNKCSFCEMYTSKKFKPRKELDIFQDIEAFIPYASQITKVFLADGDPLVLSTVRLLRILDKLQATFPNLRRISTYASPSNLARKSHQELRELKDAGLTLLYVGIESGDSEVLHAIQKGETFQTTIEGLNKSKNAGMDSSVMIINGVGGQLLTKQHAIHSAQVLNETQPKFASTLVLTAHKGLAHYQNKYLGEFIPLTTLELFEELELFMQHLELDQTIFRSDHASNQLVLKGVLGRDKELFLKQIHDAIQNPNTSAHIRPKIPNAY